Genomic DNA from Pseudorasbora parva isolate DD20220531a chromosome 17, ASM2467924v1, whole genome shotgun sequence:
GAGATAATAAAATGAAACACCATGGGATTGTATTGCAATAGAGGTTCATGTTGggcatatattttaaatatattgataATGGCAAACTTTTAATATTGTTCAAAATCTGCTGGATTTTCTTTAATGTGTTATGAATTAGATATTTAATATGAGTACAAAACTAATATGACTATATGTTAACAAAACAAAGATGATACATGAAACCAAGtgaacaaacatatattagttttattttaaaatgtataaaaggtAACATTATTACTCTACAAACATTTCAGGTGTGTATATGTTATGtaacaaaatgacaaaaaatacaATAGTTTGTCTTTTAAAATCATGGAGCATAAGTGCATCATAAAATAACATTCTAGGTAGCATTTGTAATGCCTGAGAATTGTGTAAAAAATTACTTACAGTTGTAAATTACTAGATGCCAGTAGATTATACTTTTCATATACTAGTTATTGCTCTGATATCTTAACTAAAAAATTAAAACCTAAAACTATCTGTGGCTCACTGACTGTACAATAGAGAAGATGCCTCTGTTCTAAACCATCAGCACATTTTCAGAGATGCCATCCAATTTCTGTAATATCATTGACTTCAGTGCGCtgtatctgtaaaaaaaaaaaaaaaacaaagtacaacaaagattaaaatgaatatattGTTGTGCTTTTAAAGGAACAAAGAAGTTTGTGCTTGCTTACTTTCTTGTAAGTtttaaaatctctctctcttcctcctctttcAATTTCTTGATGAAACTGTCCAAAACAGGCATTTCAAACTTAATATACTGTGCAACCTGAAAGACaatgcattaatgcattaacCACTTAATCAATACTTATTCATATAAGCAATGAATGTGCTGAATATTAACAAAAATAGCACAGAGAACTTTTACATACACTActattcaaaacattttttatgcttttgaaagaagcttcttctgctcaccaagtctgaatttatttgatcaaaaatacaataaaacagtaataatgtgaaatttttaaaacagctgttttctaattgaatatattttaaaatgtaatgtattcttttttggcaaagctgaattttcagcatcactaTGATctaatcttcagtgtcacatgatccttcagaaatcattctaatatgctaaaaaaaaaaaaaaaaaattatatatatatatacacatatatatatatatatatatatatatatatatatatatatatatatatatatatatatatatatatatatatatattgtatagaTTAATATGTTTGtaggaaaccatgatacattttaggattctttgatgaatataacaTTTAGAAGAATagcatgaaataaaaatattttatagcatctattataaatgtctttattgtcaTTTCTTAATCAAGTTGATGCATCTTTGCCGTATAAATTAATTTCTTAAAAGAAAATCATATTAACCCTAAGactttgaacggtagtgtataaaTATGCAAAAGAAAAATGTGCACCATTGTTATTCCACTTGGTAGGATCCTAAAATTAGACTTGATATCTGGAAGTGACATTATTGTTTACTGTATCTATATTTGAACAACAGAATGTAAGTTTGCCAGGGGAATCACGTTCTGAATGACCTATTGTGAACTctgaaatgtacaaaaatgctcaCATCGTATGTAATCTCTTCACCAAGGTCCTTTTCCATAATAAATATTCTGGCGATTTTTTCACATGGACCATGCAGCAGACGAGATACCAAAGGGTATTCTGTATCCTTCATTTTTGTTCTCTCTAGGGACAAAAGATAGGGGAAAAAATCCTATAATCTGCAGATTCAGTAAATGCTTGCCGAAACTAAACACTGTAAACTTAAGAATGTCAAGCCTTACCCCCTGATGCATGGACTAGGTAGAGGGCAAACTCATCTGCCTTACTCTCAACCTGTACAGAAGTACAGAACAGAGAAGTAACAAGTAGTAGTAAAGATCATCATATTCAGCTAAATTAGGGAAAACTTACCCGAAACTTATTAAGAAGCAAGTTAAGAACTTGTTGTGCTGTTAAAGTGCTGTTCACTCGCACATTGGTCACCGATCCATATGATGGAGTAAAAACTGATGTCTAAAAAGAAAGGAGATCAAGTTCAGCAATAATTAATTGTGAATGTTTCATCGTTCATAAATTATGTGGTTCTATATTAGTGTAAAATTTGGCAAATATTATTCAGATATATTTGACTCATAAAACATTCTAGGGGTGTCAATAATTATGGCCgatgtgttttggagaaaaaacatttatttcataatgtgatttacccccaACTTTCCATTCTTTTActtaactaaaatgtttaattattgcaatttttttttatgaaagatcaaaaggataaacaatgcagggTTGggcaataattctgaccacaactgTATTTGACCTTCGAGGACCATTTATGAGAGTTACAGATAACAACAGATAATAAAAGCACATGGTGCAGCCAAAGGGAAGGCCTGCACAGGAAAACACTGCCTCCCAACACCTGCATCCATCTCACAACACTGATGTACAGCCTAAACACTTAGACGACGGACACTTCCCATTACAGTTGCTGCTGTGGCACTTTATGAGAGCACCAGGCCCCTTGCCAGGCACAAAGAATGTTATCTTTCATTGATCACTATTGTACTATTGTCCTGAGCTTGGAGCATGGAAGACTTCCAACTCATCTTTGCTTTCTGAAAGGCTGCCCTTTATAGATAGTCACAGTTCAAGTTTAACTGTCCTTATTAGAATAATATAGTCAAATTACTTTGTGGTTGTAGAAATGGCCATTGATGGAGAAGCGGTGTCTTTTCATTCTCTGTGAATCGGCAGAGCTGTGGATTTTAGATCTTCTTTGGATATTCACAAAGCTCGCATCACTTCTCGTTCTCAGCAGTTGAGGAATGTCCTCCTCAGAACTATCCACACCTGCAGCAGAACAGCCATCAGAGACATAAGTAGGCTAATATTGAGATGAGGCATTCAAAGATGAGATCTATTCTAGAGTCCTCCAGAATGTCAGAATGTTGGGAACATACAACTAGGCATTTAGTTCAGTTAAGAAATATAATCTAAGACAACCTTCAATATTCAAAAGagtatttaaaggtgtcatgaacatTATCTCATTTTCCTTtagcttttgacatataagaggtcatattggactaaaaataacactactcTCCAAAGGATCTCACTGCTAGGAATGCGCTTATTTATTTTGCACTTCCATATTTAGTCTCAGttaagcattatttatttgtattcggTCCATTTCACATGGATTCTTTGGTAAATCAGTCGCAATTTCAGGTCtttgcaaacagacttttaCGTTATGGACTCGACAGTAATGCCACAACATTTAAGTAACTGTGTTcatctaatgcctgatctgtgaccaGCGATTTCTGGTAATGATTCAGGTACAGTCCGATGTTCTTTGTCTATGtatcagtaaatcaaaccagtgagTCACTTCAGATAGTTTCTGTAAAGAAATCGATCAAAGAATGCTCCCTTTACAATCGCTGGTGCTGTCAATCACACATTGGTGAGTTTATCAGTGACTCGCAAAACTCCCGTAATAATCAACAAATCTTTATTATGTTTAGACTGTTAGTTATAATGAAAGCATCCGTTATTGTGCAGAAATCGAGTTGCGATAACAAAATCACTGCATTCACTCAACATGTCTGCGATCGGCTACAATGCtcatcactgcaacctttcatgccacaatttaaaaaaaaaactattcatgATTAGTTAACCTCgagagctgtaatagtaaaagTGTGCTAAAAGAGAGCGTTCAAGAGAGTTAAAAATATAACACTTAGCTATTTCATATACAAAGacattagccaatcacagcagtgggcgtttacactgaagtctcacagaaACACGCACCTTCAAACAAGAGCGTTCAAATCAGAGGGCTAAAAACAGGGTAGGATAAATGccatttttatttctaaatgatgacatatttttatgtaatattcATACttacattataagtgcaccacaggaaacattataaaacaatgtcgttcatgacccctttaaagattTTCCTTCTTTTGTGTGGAGAAATCTGGATCTTTTTCATACTCACCGGGTACAGGTGTGGCActgattttgttgttgttgggcTCTGAATCTGAACAAAACTGGTGTGAAAAACTCTGTTCACCATTTTCATTTCTGTAAACAGCAACAAAAATGTCTAATTGAATGATATCATGGCAAACTATAAGCTTTCAATGgatattgtgcaaaaaaaattcaataatgaaataatgaataatgtcaattgttgtttttatattctttttCAGCAGTCATTGTATGGCCATCTCATAAATGTTGTATGGCCATCCCAAGAGATCCCACaacatacagggagtgcagaattattaggcaagttgtatttttgaggattcattttattattgaacaacaaccatgttctcaatgaacacaaaaaactcattaatatcaaagctgaatatttttggaagttttagttttagctattttagggggatatctgtgtgtgcaggtgactattactgagcataattattaggcaacttaacaaaaaacaaatttatacccatttcaattatttatttttaccagtgaaaccaatataacatcttaacattcacaaatatacatttctgacattcaaaaaccaaacaaaaacaaatcagtgaccaatatagccacctttctttgcaaggacactcaaaagcctgccatccatggattctgtcagtgttttgatctgttcaccatcaacattgtgtgcagcagcaaccacaagCCTCCCagaaaccttagaaaaatcagtcttgagatatttcttggcccagtcttgacatTTCAGTttgggtgtcttgttcagtggtggtcgactttctgcctttcttaccttggccatgtctctgagtattgcacaccttgtgcttttgggcactccagtgatgttgcagctctgaaatatggccaaactggtggcaagtggtatcttggcagctgcacactccacttttctcagttcacggccagttattttgcgccttggtttttccacacgcttcttgcgaccctgttgactattttgaatgaaacgcttgattgttcaatgatcacgcttcagaagcttggctattttaagactgctgcatccctttgcaatatatctcactatttttgacttttcttagcctgtcaagtccttcttttgacccattttaccaaaggaaaggaagttgcctaataattatgcacacctgatatagggagttgatgtcattagaccacaccccttctcattaccgagatgcacatcacctaatatgcttaattggtagtaggctttccagcctatacagcttggagtaagacaacatgcataacgaggatgatgtggtcaaaatactcatttgcctaataattctgcactccctgtaatatatatatatatatatatttttttttataaagataaaaaaatatgcaGCCACATTTTTGTCGCCAATATTTGGACTACACTTCAAACCCCTACTTTGTGTGATTTCATTTTCCAGCACTAAGCGCTATTGATTTAACATTTGATGTTAAGATACTTTTCATGCTAATTTTACTTTAGTTATTGCTTAATTTGTTTTACATATCGAATAGTTTTCTCGATTTAATATTCATAGAAAGTGTAAATAATTAATTGCACAATacttatctatttatttttaaataggagtatttatttttataactggAATATTTAATTggaaaaataaacatgattatTCTGATTGATTTATCTGTGGTAGCTATATAATATTACAACTGGTTTGATGTGATCATCACAATGACAATCTTCTTATGTTCACGTGCGGAATCTCTTTGCTTCCAGCATCAAATTAAGGTCGCCACACGCCACAGCTTTGGATATGATACTCATGAGCTGATTAAAATTTCCATGATACAGATGAATGCTGCACGTGAGCACAATAATCTGGATAGCTGGTTCCTGTGTCGGTGAAAGACCACACAACCGTTCACCTCAATTTCACCCATGTGCCAGAATGAtccacaaaacaaaactttCTAACAATGACATCAACGCTTACAGAATTACAGCTACGATACAAAGTGCCTTAAATCTCAAAGAAAAGTAATTAATGGATTTTAGGACAAGTAAAATCATTATCTATAATTCAGTttaagagaaagagaaagaagcTAACTTACAAAAAAGATTTACACCTATAACAAAACCTGGCCTATGGATTGAGACGCCTATCAATTAATGAGAGATGGAGTTACGACCTAATGAAAGAAAGGAGACATTTGGGTGTTGTGTAGCAGCAGGATTCAGGCTGTTCCACCCACCTGCTGGTGTTCTCCGACCTCTGTGCACTCGCGCAGGCATAGCGAAAGCGCTCGTTGTCGTCATGCATTTGGAGTCTGATTGGCCTCTTCAGGCCCCAGGAGATGTTGAGTAAACCCTCCACGATCAGCTCGCCCTCTTCCTgcaagaaataataataatcatcattaACTCTTTTGTCAAAtgggaggaaatcctgctgagACATGTCTTAGCTCAGTTTCAAGTGTACGTGCTGAAGAGGCAGTTGCAAACTGCAGAAATTCAATTGGAGACGGTGAAGTTATGGAAAGTCACCTTGGGAGGGGTACAATACAGCACACGTACTAGATGTACTAGATGTATTATTTTTGAGTGTGATTCTGAACAATGATGAGCTTTTAATTCAGTGATATTAACtatcagtttaaaaaaatcattcaaaatacaTGTTCCACTCGCCCTTAGAAAAAATTATACATTGCTGATACACTGTAGGAAATACACTTTGATATGACATATGATATTTTCTACAGctgtaatatttcaaataactaaaaatattaGTACAATTTAATatcattttctattttaatatactttaattaaagctgaattttcaggagtcattatttagtgccacgtgatccttcagaaatcattccaatatgctgatttggtgctcaataaacattattatcattattgttattattaaaagTTGACAATGGTTGTGCCGCTTAATATTTTagtggaaaccatgatatatGTTTCTTTGATATGATTATGATATGTTATTATGATTCTTTCATCaaaataaagaacaaaataacagcatttactTGCAATG
This window encodes:
- the rassf4a gene encoding ras association domain-containing protein 4a codes for the protein MDPHKISYVRLNEEKVIAKSDILSLLKTYNCYHEGKSFQLRIREEEGELIVEGLLNISWGLKRPIRLQMHDDNERFRYACASAQRSENTSRNENGEQSFSHQFCSDSEPNNNKISATPVPGVDSSEEDIPQLLRTRSDASFVNIQRRSKIHSSADSQRMKRHRFSINGHFYNHKTSVFTPSYGSVTNVRVNSTLTAQQVLNLLLNKFRVESKADEFALYLVHASGERTKMKDTEYPLVSRLLHGPCEKIARIFIMEKDLGEEITYDVAQYIKFEMPVLDSFIKKLKEEEEREILKLTRKYSALKSMILQKLDGISENVLMV